In Curtobacterium sp. MCPF17_002, one genomic interval encodes:
- the iolB gene encoding 5-deoxy-glucuronate isomerase, with translation MANEQHQHDQWFITAGSRPEAGWTDVVDGRTSGWAHTGLRTGALTDGGELRLQADAVERIVVPLAGAFHVTYRGDAGDGEQDLQGRSSVFDGPTDVLYLGSGTSATITGSGRVAVAEAPTDTVKPTTHVARQDVPVELRGAGQSSRQVHNFGTPAALDAVKFIVCEVITPAGNWSSYPPHKHDTNVPGEESNLEEIYYYEAAVSRGLAGIAPDAADPFALHRTYASDDRAIDEFRQVRTGDIALVPYGWHGPAVAAPGYDMYYLNVMAGPDPERVWNITDDPAHGWVRQAWASEQLDPRLPYEHEQKEDA, from the coding sequence ATGGCGAACGAACAGCACCAGCACGACCAGTGGTTCATCACGGCAGGCTCCCGGCCCGAGGCTGGCTGGACCGACGTGGTCGACGGTCGCACCTCGGGGTGGGCGCACACCGGGCTCCGGACGGGCGCGCTGACCGACGGGGGCGAGCTGCGCCTCCAGGCCGATGCCGTGGAGCGCATCGTCGTGCCGCTCGCCGGGGCGTTCCACGTGACGTACCGGGGCGATGCCGGTGACGGCGAACAGGACCTGCAGGGACGCAGCAGCGTCTTCGACGGTCCGACCGACGTCCTGTACCTGGGCTCCGGCACCTCGGCGACCATCACGGGCAGCGGCCGCGTCGCCGTGGCCGAGGCGCCGACCGACACCGTCAAGCCGACCACGCACGTGGCCCGACAGGACGTGCCGGTCGAGCTCCGTGGTGCCGGTCAGTCGAGCCGCCAGGTGCACAACTTCGGCACCCCGGCGGCCCTCGACGCCGTGAAGTTCATCGTGTGCGAGGTGATCACGCCGGCGGGGAACTGGTCGTCGTACCCGCCGCACAAGCACGACACGAACGTGCCCGGCGAGGAGTCGAACCTCGAGGAGATCTACTACTACGAGGCAGCGGTCTCCCGCGGTCTCGCGGGGATCGCCCCCGACGCTGCCGACCCGTTCGCGCTGCACCGGACGTACGCCTCGGACGACCGCGCGATCGACGAGTTCCGCCAGGTGCGCACCGGCGACATCGCGCTGGTGCCGTACGGCTGGCACGGACCCGCGGTCGCCGCACCGGGCTACGACATGTACTACCTCAACGTGATGGCCGGGCCCGACCCGGAGCGCGTCTGGAACATCACCGACGACCCCGCTCACGGCTGGGTCCGTCAGGCGTGGGCGAGCGAGCAGCTCGACCCGCGTCTGCCCTACGAGCACGAGCAGAAGGAGGACGCGTGA
- a CDS encoding deoxyribose-phosphate aldolase, producing MPELSPADFQRLRDIRAGQPDLVRATLDARRKRSLLADDGKLFIVAADHPARGALAVRDDESAMADRYDLLERLVTALGRPGVDGVLGTPDIIEDLALLGALDDKVVVGSMNRGGLRGATFEMDDRYTAYSAAAIKDAGLDFAKLLVRVALADAGTAPTLEATAKAVSEAAALGLPIMLEPFMSEWRDGRVVNDLSADAVITSMAIAAGLGESSAYSWLKIPVVDDMERVMAATTLPTLLLGGDPSSRPLETYAKWADALALPGVRGLVVGRTLLYPPDGDVASAVDVAAGLVHNGGSHTRFSTASNDSATDLDGSATMNQHVSEGSNA from the coding sequence ATGCCTGAGCTCAGCCCCGCTGACTTCCAGCGCCTCCGGGACATCCGCGCCGGCCAGCCCGACCTGGTGCGTGCCACGCTCGACGCCCGTCGCAAGCGCTCCCTGCTCGCCGACGACGGCAAGCTCTTCATCGTCGCAGCCGACCACCCGGCACGCGGTGCCCTGGCTGTCCGCGACGACGAGTCCGCCATGGCTGACCGCTACGACCTGCTCGAGCGACTCGTCACGGCCCTCGGTCGACCCGGTGTCGACGGTGTCCTCGGGACGCCGGACATCATCGAGGACCTCGCGCTCCTCGGCGCCCTCGACGACAAGGTCGTGGTCGGCTCGATGAACCGCGGCGGCCTGCGCGGAGCCACCTTCGAGATGGACGACCGGTACACGGCGTACTCGGCGGCGGCCATCAAGGACGCCGGGCTCGACTTCGCCAAGCTGCTCGTCCGTGTCGCCCTGGCGGACGCCGGCACCGCGCCGACGCTCGAGGCCACCGCGAAGGCGGTCAGCGAGGCCGCCGCGCTCGGGCTGCCGATCATGCTCGAGCCGTTCATGTCGGAATGGCGGGACGGCCGGGTGGTCAACGACCTCAGCGCGGACGCCGTCATCACGTCGATGGCGATCGCCGCGGGTCTCGGGGAGTCGAGCGCCTACAGCTGGTTGAAGATCCCCGTCGTCGACGACATGGAGCGGGTGATGGCGGCGACGACGCTGCCGACGCTCCTGCTCGGCGGCGATCCGTCCTCGCGACCGCTCGAGACCTACGCCAAGTGGGCCGACGCCCTGGCACTGCCAGGGGTCCGCGGCCTGGTGGTGGGTCGCACCCTGCTCTACCCGCCGGACGGTGACGTCGCCTCGGCGGTGGACGTGGCCGCGGGACTCGTCCACAACGGCGGATCGCACACCCGGTTCTCCACAGCATCGAACGACAGCGCCACGGACCTCGACGGCTCCGCGACGATGAACCAGCACGTCTCGGAAGGAAGCAACGCATGA
- the iolC gene encoding 5-dehydro-2-deoxygluconokinase, with product MTNRAPHAYDVITMGRVSVDIYPQQTGPLEDVSTFSKSVGGSATNVAIAAARHGADAAVITRTGNDPFGRYIARTLPEFGVANEFVTTVDGLNTPVAFCEIFPPDDFPLYFYRAPKAPDLMITAKSLPLHEIERARVFWTTVTGLSEEPSRQAHHVAYEARSAARNDTKLHTVLDLDYRSMFWSSPEAATREVAVALEHATVAVGNREECEVAVGETDPVRAADALLERGVEIAVVKQGPKGVLAKTRDASVEFRPHHIDVVNGLGSGDGFGGALTHGLLQGWDLERILAFANAAGAIVATRFECSTAMPTSDEIDAFIQANPADGTTSTGGTNTGETNTGETNTEETVHA from the coding sequence ATGACGAACCGAGCTCCCCACGCCTACGACGTGATCACCATGGGTCGCGTGAGCGTCGACATCTACCCGCAGCAGACGGGCCCGCTCGAGGACGTGTCGACCTTCTCGAAGTCCGTCGGCGGCAGCGCCACGAACGTCGCGATCGCCGCGGCCCGCCACGGCGCGGACGCCGCCGTCATCACCCGCACGGGCAACGACCCCTTCGGTCGCTACATCGCCCGCACGCTGCCGGAGTTCGGCGTCGCCAACGAGTTCGTCACCACGGTCGACGGCCTCAACACGCCCGTCGCGTTCTGCGAGATCTTCCCGCCGGACGACTTCCCGCTCTACTTCTACCGGGCTCCCAAGGCGCCGGACCTCATGATCACCGCGAAGTCGCTGCCGCTCCACGAGATCGAGCGCGCGAGGGTGTTCTGGACCACGGTGACCGGCCTCAGCGAGGAGCCGAGCCGACAGGCGCACCACGTGGCCTACGAGGCACGGAGTGCCGCCCGGAACGACACGAAGCTGCACACCGTGCTGGACCTCGACTACCGCTCGATGTTCTGGTCCTCGCCCGAGGCCGCCACCCGCGAGGTCGCCGTCGCCCTCGAGCACGCCACCGTCGCCGTCGGCAACCGCGAGGAGTGCGAGGTCGCCGTGGGCGAGACCGACCCGGTGCGTGCCGCCGACGCCCTGCTCGAGCGCGGGGTCGAGATCGCCGTCGTGAAGCAGGGACCCAAGGGCGTGCTGGCGAAGACCCGCGACGCCTCCGTCGAGTTCCGGCCGCACCACATCGACGTCGTCAACGGCCTCGGCTCGGGCGACGGGTTCGGTGGGGCGCTCACGCACGGCCTGCTGCAGGGCTGGGACCTCGAGCGCATCCTCGCCTTCGCGAACGCCGCCGGCGCCATCGTCGCCACGCGCTTCGAGTGCTCGACGGCGATGCCGACGAGCGACGAGATCGACGCCTTCATCCAGGCCAACCCCGCCGACGGCACGACCAGCACGGGTGGGACGAACACGGGTGAGACGAACACGGGTGAGACGAACACCGAGGAGACGGTCCATGCCTGA
- the iolD gene encoding 3D-(3,5/4)-trihydroxycyclohexane-1,2-dione acylhydrolase (decyclizing): MTVGQALVEFLANQWTVDGDVRERTIPGIFGIFGHGNVAGLGQAIKQLHVEQPGLLPYHQARNEQAMVHEAVGFARMHRRRATYASTASVGPGAANMLTAAALATTNRLPALLLPSDTFATRTTDPVLQQIEMPHDTSLQVTDAFRPLSRFFDRVDRPEQLFSIALAAMRVLTDPAETGAVTIALPEDVQAEGLDVPVAFLQPREWHIRRPLPEHGPLARAVEAIRNAERPVIVAGGGVLYSDAADELRAFVEATGIPVGTSQAGGGSLVWDHPQYLGGIGATGTAAANAIAAKADVVIGIGTRYSDFTTASRTAFQNPDVTFVNVNVAAFDAYKHGTQLPLIADAREALIALTASLTSGTAYVVEPGYASEIASRKAEWDTLVDAAFAPSGNALPGQTEIIGAVQSVTDPRDVVIQAAGSLPGDLHKLWRVRDELGYHVEYAFSCMGYEIAGGIGVRRGAPDRDAVVMVGDGSYLMLHTELVTAVAEGIKIIVVLIQNHGYASIGHLSETVGSERYGTRYRYLDETQSFDNGDPLPVDLAANARSYGVDVIEVQPGPDSIEDLKAAVRQAKANDHTTLVHINSDPLVYAPDGDGWWDVPVAQTSTLESTQAARAEYEQQVAAQRPLLG; this comes from the coding sequence ATGACCGTCGGTCAGGCACTCGTCGAGTTCCTGGCCAACCAGTGGACCGTCGACGGGGACGTCCGCGAGCGCACCATCCCGGGGATCTTCGGCATCTTCGGGCACGGCAACGTCGCCGGTCTCGGCCAGGCCATCAAGCAGCTCCACGTCGAGCAGCCCGGTCTGCTGCCGTACCACCAGGCCCGCAACGAGCAGGCGATGGTGCACGAGGCCGTCGGGTTCGCCCGCATGCACCGTCGCCGTGCCACCTACGCGTCCACCGCGTCCGTCGGCCCGGGGGCTGCGAACATGCTGACGGCCGCGGCCCTCGCGACGACGAACCGGCTGCCGGCACTGCTGCTGCCGTCCGACACGTTCGCGACGCGCACCACCGACCCGGTGCTGCAGCAGATCGAGATGCCGCACGACACCTCGTTGCAGGTCACCGATGCGTTCCGTCCCCTCTCCCGGTTCTTCGACCGCGTGGACCGGCCCGAGCAGCTGTTCTCGATCGCGCTCGCGGCGATGCGGGTGCTCACCGACCCGGCCGAGACCGGTGCGGTGACGATCGCGCTGCCCGAGGACGTGCAGGCCGAGGGGCTCGACGTGCCGGTCGCGTTCCTGCAGCCCCGCGAGTGGCACATCCGCCGGCCGCTGCCCGAGCACGGTCCGCTGGCACGTGCCGTCGAGGCGATCCGGAACGCGGAACGCCCGGTCATCGTCGCGGGTGGCGGGGTCCTCTACTCCGACGCCGCGGACGAGCTCCGTGCGTTCGTCGAGGCGACGGGCATCCCCGTCGGCACCTCGCAGGCCGGTGGCGGTTCACTCGTCTGGGACCACCCGCAGTACCTCGGCGGCATCGGCGCCACGGGCACGGCCGCCGCGAACGCGATCGCCGCGAAGGCGGACGTCGTCATCGGCATCGGCACCCGCTACAGCGACTTCACCACGGCGTCGCGCACGGCGTTCCAGAACCCCGACGTCACGTTCGTGAACGTCAACGTCGCGGCGTTCGACGCGTACAAGCACGGCACGCAGCTCCCGCTCATCGCGGACGCAAGGGAGGCGCTGATCGCGTTGACCGCGTCGCTCACCTCGGGCACGGCGTACGTCGTCGAGCCCGGCTACGCGTCCGAGATCGCGTCGCGGAAGGCCGAGTGGGACACCCTCGTCGATGCCGCGTTCGCACCGTCCGGCAACGCGCTGCCCGGGCAGACGGAGATCATCGGTGCCGTGCAGTCGGTGACCGATCCGCGTGACGTCGTGATCCAGGCGGCCGGCTCGCTTCCGGGTGACCTGCACAAGCTCTGGCGGGTGCGCGACGAACTCGGCTACCACGTCGAGTACGCGTTCTCGTGCATGGGCTACGAGATCGCCGGGGGCATCGGCGTCCGCCGCGGCGCTCCGGACCGCGACGCCGTCGTCATGGTCGGCGACGGCTCGTACCTGATGCTGCACACCGAACTCGTCACCGCGGTGGCCGAGGGCATCAAGATCATCGTCGTGCTCATCCAGAACCACGGGTACGCGTCGATCGGGCACCTCTCCGAGACCGTCGGTTCCGAGCGGTACGGCACCCGGTACCGCTACCTCGACGAGACCCAGTCGTTCGACAACGGCGACCCGCTGCCCGTCGACCTGGCGGCGAACGCCCGCTCGTACGGCGTCGACGTCATCGAGGTGCAGCCCGGCCCGGACAGCATCGAGGACCTCAAGGCCGCGGTGCGTCAGGCGAAGGCGAACGACCACACCACCCTCGTGCACATCAACTCGGACCCGCTCGTCTACGCCCCGGACGGCGACGGCTGGTGGGACGTGCCGGTCGCGCAGACCTCCACGCTCGAGAGCACGCAGGCCGCACGCGCCGAGTACGAGCAGCAGGTCGCGGCGCAGCGGCCGCTGCTCGGTTGA
- a CDS encoding CoA-acylating methylmalonate-semialdehyde dehydrogenase → MTLSDTVLTTVGHWIDGARVDSTSGNTAPVYDPAIGVATKQVALADEAEIQAAIASAKAAFPKWSNLSLAKRQQILFAFREVLNRDKAELAEIITSEHGKVIDDALGEIARGQEVVELATSIPSLMKGEFSDQVSTGIDVYSIRQPLGVVGIISPFNFPAMVPLWFLPIAIAAGNTVVLKPSEKDPSAAIWLAEKFKEAGLPDGVFNVLNGDKLSVDGLLTSPDVESISFVGSTPIAQYVYETGTKHGKRVQALGGAKNHMLVLPDADLDLVADNAINAGFGSAGERCMAISVVVAVEPVADELIEKITERAATLRIGDGRRGCDMGPLVTKQHRDKVASYIEVAEQDGAVVVVDGRTVRPDGDENGFWLGPTLIDQVPTTSRVYTEEIFGPVLSIVRVATYEEGLELINSGAYGNGTAIFTNDGGAARRFQRDVQVGMIGINVPIPVPVAYYSFGGWKNSLFGDHKAYGADGVSFFTRQKAITSRWLDPSHGGINLGFPSNN, encoded by the coding sequence ATGACACTCTCGGACACCGTCCTCACCACCGTCGGCCACTGGATCGACGGCGCACGCGTCGACTCGACCTCGGGCAACACCGCGCCCGTGTACGACCCGGCGATCGGTGTGGCCACGAAGCAGGTCGCCCTCGCCGACGAGGCCGAGATCCAGGCCGCGATCGCCAGTGCCAAGGCGGCGTTCCCGAAGTGGAGCAACCTGTCGCTCGCCAAGCGGCAGCAGATCCTCTTCGCCTTCCGCGAGGTCCTCAACCGCGACAAGGCCGAGCTCGCCGAGATCATCACCTCCGAGCACGGCAAGGTCATCGACGACGCGCTCGGTGAGATCGCCCGCGGGCAAGAGGTCGTGGAGCTCGCCACGAGCATCCCGAGCCTCATGAAGGGCGAGTTCTCCGACCAGGTGTCGACCGGCATCGACGTGTACTCGATCCGCCAGCCGCTCGGCGTCGTGGGGATCATCAGCCCGTTCAACTTCCCGGCCATGGTGCCGCTCTGGTTCCTGCCGATCGCGATCGCCGCCGGCAACACAGTCGTGCTGAAGCCGAGCGAGAAGGACCCGTCCGCGGCCATCTGGCTCGCCGAGAAGTTCAAGGAGGCCGGGCTCCCCGACGGCGTCTTCAACGTCCTCAACGGCGACAAGCTCTCCGTCGACGGCCTGCTGACGAGCCCCGACGTCGAGTCGATCTCGTTCGTCGGCTCGACGCCGATCGCGCAGTACGTCTACGAGACCGGCACGAAGCACGGCAAGCGCGTGCAGGCCCTCGGCGGCGCGAAGAACCACATGCTCGTCCTGCCCGACGCCGACCTCGACCTCGTCGCCGACAACGCCATCAACGCGGGCTTCGGTTCCGCCGGTGAGCGCTGCATGGCCATCTCGGTCGTCGTCGCGGTCGAGCCGGTCGCGGACGAGCTCATCGAGAAGATCACGGAGCGCGCGGCCACCCTGCGCATCGGCGACGGGCGTCGCGGGTGCGACATGGGGCCGCTCGTCACGAAGCAGCACCGTGACAAGGTCGCCTCGTACATCGAGGTCGCAGAGCAGGACGGTGCGGTGGTTGTGGTGGACGGCCGCACCGTCCGACCCGACGGCGACGAGAACGGCTTCTGGCTGGGCCCGACGCTCATCGACCAGGTGCCCACCACCAGCCGCGTCTACACCGAGGAGATCTTCGGGCCGGTGCTCAGCATCGTCCGGGTCGCGACGTACGAAGAGGGCCTCGAGCTCATCAACTCGGGCGCGTACGGCAACGGCACCGCCATCTTCACCAACGACGGTGGCGCCGCCAGGCGCTTCCAGCGTGACGTGCAGGTCGGCATGATCGGCATCAACGTGCCGATCCCCGTCCCGGTCGCGTACTACTCGTTCGGCGGTTGGAAGAACTCGCTGTTCGGCGACCACAAGGCGTACGGCGCCGACGGTGTCAGCTTCTTCACCCGCCAGAAGGCGATCACGAGCCGGTGGCTCGACCCGTCGCACGGCGGCATCAACCTCGGCTTCCCGTCGAACAACTGA